Proteins co-encoded in one bacterium BMS3Abin02 genomic window:
- a CDS encoding cyclomaltodextrinase, whose product MHPIRAGRSSRGIPAGHRTFCDQARARQLRAGQLGDQGAKRVPPVMRYRPLMQDSPSHMNTPPSWVSDAVFYQIFPDRFARSERVAKPSNLESWESPPTVHGYKGGDLLGVEEHLDYLTDLGITAVYLNPIFWSATNHRYHTFDYYRVDPMLGGDEAFDTLLGACHDRGIRVILDGVFNHASRGFFPFHDVAENGPASPWKDWFFIEGWPLHPYEEDLPANYEAWWGLRGLPKLNTENPEVREYLMGVAEHWISRGADGWRLDVPQEIRTEGFWEEFRSRVKTIDPEAYIVGEIWDDASDWIAKGDRFDGTMNYLFAGYTLAFTAGYRIKNSLAAGQNYPLTPALDASAYRDRIDRLIAAYPKDTAEANLTLLGSHDTPRVSTVSGGDTTSVELAALLQFTFPGAPSIYYGDEIAMTGGKDPESRGAFPWNDEDAWNHDLRATFRSLIALRRDHPSLRHGEYRSLAAVDHMITFSRVKEGERIIVAVNAGDSAASASFQTHGLAGNYRTLWGEGGVNADRDIVRLALPPRTGAVWEVVQE is encoded by the coding sequence ATGCATCCGATCCGGGCAGGCAGATCCTCCCGCGGAATCCCCGCCGGACACCGCACCTTCTGCGATCAGGCAAGAGCACGACAACTCCGTGCAGGGCAGTTGGGAGACCAGGGCGCGAAACGTGTGCCACCCGTTATGCGTTACCGACCGCTCATGCAAGACTCGCCATCGCACATGAACACACCACCGTCCTGGGTCTCCGACGCCGTCTTCTATCAGATCTTTCCCGATCGGTTCGCAAGATCGGAGCGAGTCGCCAAGCCATCGAACCTCGAGTCGTGGGAATCGCCGCCGACCGTACACGGGTACAAGGGTGGGGACCTGCTCGGTGTCGAAGAGCACCTCGACTATCTGACCGATCTCGGCATCACGGCGGTGTACCTCAACCCGATCTTCTGGTCGGCGACCAACCATCGGTATCACACCTTCGACTACTACAGGGTCGACCCCATGCTGGGAGGCGACGAGGCCTTCGACACCCTCCTGGGAGCCTGCCACGATCGAGGGATCAGGGTGATTCTCGACGGCGTGTTCAACCATGCAAGCCGAGGCTTCTTCCCGTTTCACGACGTCGCGGAGAACGGACCGGCCTCCCCGTGGAAGGACTGGTTCTTCATCGAGGGCTGGCCGCTGCACCCCTATGAAGAGGATCTGCCTGCGAACTACGAGGCATGGTGGGGTCTTCGCGGACTTCCGAAACTCAACACGGAGAACCCGGAGGTACGTGAGTACCTGATGGGTGTCGCCGAGCATTGGATCAGCCGAGGTGCGGACGGGTGGAGACTCGACGTACCACAGGAGATCAGGACGGAGGGATTCTGGGAAGAGTTCCGTTCCCGAGTGAAGACGATCGACCCCGAGGCCTACATCGTCGGCGAGATCTGGGACGACGCAAGCGATTGGATCGCCAAGGGTGACCGTTTCGACGGAACGATGAACTACCTCTTTGCCGGATACACCCTCGCGTTCACGGCCGGATACCGAATCAAGAACAGCCTCGCCGCAGGCCAGAACTATCCCCTCACCCCGGCGCTGGATGCCAGTGCCTATCGCGATCGCATCGACAGACTGATCGCCGCCTACCCGAAGGATACGGCGGAAGCGAACCTCACCCTGCTCGGATCACATGACACGCCTCGGGTATCGACCGTCTCCGGAGGTGATACGACCTCGGTCGAACTTGCGGCCCTGTTGCAGTTCACCTTCCCCGGCGCACCGAGCATCTACTACGGGGACGAGATCGCGATGACAGGTGGGAAGGACCCGGAATCGCGCGGTGCATTTCCCTGGAACGACGAAGACGCGTGGAACCACGATCTGCGGGCCACGTTCCGGTCCTTGATCGCTCTTCGCCGCGACCATCCATCACTCCGCCACGGCGAGTACCGCTCACTCGCCGCGGTGGACCACATGATCACATTCTCCAGGGTGAAAGAAGGCGAGAGGATCATCGTCGCCGTCAATGCCGGAGACAGCGCGGCATCCGCATCGTTCCAGACCCACGGTCTCGCCGGGAACTATCGGACACTCTGGGGCGAAGGTGGTGTCAACGCAGATCGCGACATCGTCCGGTTGGCTCTGCCACCCCGCACCGGCGCGGTATGGGAGGTCGTCCAGGAGTAG